One region of Chryseobacterium sp. SORGH_AS_0447 genomic DNA includes:
- a CDS encoding YaiO family outer membrane beta-barrel protein, with protein MKTFLGSLVLFIFLPLQIYSQQTLSADDLFLKARTAAFENKDYPTSIALAKEALEKAPNYTDISVFLGRVYTWNKDPESARAVFEGLSKRGVQDEDYFIAYASLEYWNDQYTKSIEILDQGLSYHPQSEALLLLKAKVYFADKQYAEAENAVKKVLEINNKNTEAVNLAVRINELNSKNAIGITYNYSHFDKQFDHDWHIVGVSYKRVTPIGSVILRGNYASKFGQSGTQLELEAYPRLSPMFYLYVGGAYSGDVGIFPKYRTGVSLNANLPHSFEAEIGYRQLYFTDNIWLYTASVGKYYKNFWFNLRAYLTPDNSNISQSYTATVRYYTRSAQDYFAFQIGSGISPEENRNNLLGNDAYKLKTFKIGAEYNFSVKSNLFSIGTMYYNQEYLPHTTGSQFDVNLGYTVKF; from the coding sequence ATGAAAACATTTCTTGGTTCTTTAGTTTTATTTATTTTCCTTCCATTACAGATATACAGCCAGCAGACTTTATCAGCTGATGACTTATTTCTAAAAGCAAGAACGGCAGCATTTGAAAATAAAGACTATCCTACTTCTATTGCACTGGCTAAAGAAGCGCTGGAAAAGGCACCCAACTATACCGATATCTCTGTTTTTTTGGGAAGAGTGTATACATGGAACAAAGATCCAGAATCTGCAAGAGCTGTTTTTGAAGGGCTTTCCAAAAGAGGAGTTCAGGACGAGGATTATTTCATAGCCTACGCTTCCCTGGAGTACTGGAACGATCAGTATACGAAATCCATTGAGATCCTGGATCAGGGATTGTCTTACCATCCCCAGTCTGAGGCACTCCTGCTTCTGAAAGCGAAGGTTTATTTTGCCGACAAGCAATACGCAGAAGCCGAAAATGCAGTAAAAAAAGTTCTTGAAATCAATAACAAAAATACCGAAGCGGTTAACCTGGCCGTCCGGATCAATGAGCTTAATTCCAAAAATGCCATCGGTATTACCTACAATTATTCTCATTTCGATAAGCAGTTCGACCATGACTGGCATATTGTAGGCGTAAGCTATAAAAGAGTAACACCTATCGGTTCGGTGATCCTCAGAGGAAATTATGCCAGTAAATTCGGGCAGAGCGGTACCCAGCTGGAGCTGGAAGCCTATCCCAGATTATCGCCCATGTTTTACCTGTATGTAGGCGGCGCCTATTCCGGTGATGTCGGTATATTTCCGAAGTACCGTACCGGTGTTTCGCTGAATGCCAATCTTCCGCACAGTTTTGAAGCAGAAATCGGTTACCGTCAGCTGTACTTTACCGATAACATCTGGTTGTATACTGCTTCCGTGGGTAAATATTACAAAAACTTCTGGTTTAATCTCCGTGCTTACCTTACACCGGATAACAGCAATATTTCCCAATCCTATACGGCAACCGTAAGATACTATACCAGAAGCGCACAGGACTATTTTGCTTTTCAGATCGGATCGGGGATCAGTCCGGAAGAAAACCGCAATAATCTTCTTGGCAATGATGCTTATAAGCTTAAAACATTTAAAATTGGGGCGGAATACAATTTCTCAGTCAAATCAAACCTCTTTTCGATCGGTACGATGTATTACAACCAAGAATATCTTCCCCATACAACAGGAAGCCAGTTTGATGTGAATTTAGGCTATACGGTGAAGTTTTAA
- a CDS encoding GNAT family N-acetyltransferase, whose protein sequence is MKKNTSQGNENPFPILTTERLLLRRFQPDDIESVYRGLSHPEVIKYYGVSYTSLEATQEQMDWFAAIEKEERGIWWAVCNKQDQTFLGAIGFNNWSKENRKIEMGYWLLPEFWGSGIIREAGLAVCEYAFQKMSVHRIEALIETENANSKKIMTQLGFELERVMRDCEIKDGKLISLEMYAKLNRI, encoded by the coding sequence ATGAAAAAGAATACAAGCCAGGGTAACGAAAACCCTTTTCCAATTTTAACCACCGAAAGACTGCTGCTGCGGAGATTTCAGCCGGATGATATAGAATCGGTCTACAGAGGTTTGTCTCATCCTGAAGTTATCAAATATTACGGAGTAAGCTATACCAGCCTCGAAGCTACGCAGGAACAGATGGATTGGTTTGCGGCAATTGAAAAAGAAGAAAGAGGAATCTGGTGGGCAGTCTGCAACAAACAGGATCAAACCTTCCTCGGAGCCATCGGATTCAACAACTGGAGCAAAGAAAACCGGAAAATTGAGATGGGCTACTGGCTGCTGCCTGAGTTTTGGGGTTCCGGAATAATCAGGGAAGCAGGCCTCGCCGTCTGCGAATACGCTTTTCAAAAGATGTCGGTCCACCGGATCGAAGCCTTAATAGAAACGGAAAATGCCAACAGCAAAAAAATAATGACGCAACTGGGCTTTGAACTTGAAAGGGTAATGAGGGATTGCGAAATAAAAGACGGTAAATTGATCAGTCTTGAGATGTATGCTAAACTAAACCGGATTTAA
- a CDS encoding HEAT repeat domain-containing protein: METITSVHFFVLVLLAILLLVVLLIIGVLLYGFFQYRETVRLSGWLQIINEKISEVIVYDEPDQPDNPAFQQFSANPSFRNLLLQRLVDSEKKFSGMAKDKIKDLFNKYGLHREAEKKLGQKKAFLIAGGIQELTVMDSADALPRISGFLSHASSEVYQEAQYAMVSLKGFEGLSFLDTAEGRISEWQQLRLLLSITSIPEDSGSSIEKWLTSTNDSVIIFTLKLIRKFQLLSFYQEVMGLLEHASSEVRIQVVQTLLSLDNPSTVGDLMEIYPHQPLEVRIEILRAMKVSKDRSITDLLKKELLENPFPAIKIHAAEALFSLGYHDYLIRLEQDEDAPEELVQIIKHALQERI; this comes from the coding sequence ATGGAGACAATCACTTCTGTGCACTTCTTTGTGCTGGTATTGCTCGCGATATTGCTGCTGGTGGTGTTACTGATCATAGGAGTGCTTCTCTACGGTTTTTTTCAGTACAGAGAAACTGTGCGCCTGTCCGGGTGGTTACAAATCATCAATGAGAAAATATCGGAAGTCATTGTATATGACGAACCGGATCAGCCGGATAATCCTGCTTTCCAACAGTTTTCGGCCAATCCTTCTTTCAGAAACCTGCTTTTACAGAGGCTGGTAGACTCGGAAAAGAAATTTTCGGGGATGGCGAAAGACAAGATTAAAGATTTATTTAACAAATATGGTCTTCATCGTGAAGCGGAAAAGAAGCTGGGCCAGAAGAAAGCTTTCCTGATTGCGGGAGGCATACAGGAGCTTACTGTAATGGATTCCGCAGATGCTCTTCCCCGGATTTCCGGTTTTCTTTCACATGCTTCATCAGAGGTTTATCAGGAAGCTCAGTATGCGATGGTAAGTTTAAAAGGATTTGAAGGATTGAGTTTCCTTGACACCGCAGAAGGGAGGATTTCAGAATGGCAGCAGCTCAGGCTTCTGCTTTCCATAACGAGTATTCCCGAAGATTCAGGATCTTCCATTGAAAAGTGGCTTACCAGTACCAATGATTCCGTCATTATTTTCACTTTAAAGCTGATCAGAAAATTTCAGCTGCTTTCTTTCTATCAAGAAGTAATGGGACTGCTGGAACATGCCTCTTCCGAAGTCAGGATACAGGTGGTACAGACGCTTCTGTCACTGGATAATCCTTCTACTGTAGGTGATCTTATGGAAATTTATCCGCATCAGCCTCTTGAAGTACGGATCGAAATTCTTCGGGCCATGAAAGTTTCAAAAGACCGGAGCATCACGGATTTATTAAAGAAAGAATTATTGGAGAACCCTTTTCCGGCTATTAAAATTCACGCCGCAGAAGCCCTTTTTTCCTTAGGGTATCACGATTACCTGATCCGGCTGGAACAGGATGAGGATGCTCCTGAAGAATTGGTTCAAATTATTAAACACGCGCTCCAAGAAAGAATATGA
- a CDS encoding response regulator: MNIYPIPDNEKERIKRLELLDLLNLSKDPQLDIFTETARLISGCQISFIAIMGSETHTVKSCIGASIDVLERKDAICHYPVATGQMVIIEDTLLDERSSGNSVVLEAGIRFYAGVPLVDDEGFALGTLCVLNNEPKILSEEQISTLKKLGEAVTKLLIAKRKNIQAEYFQQIFDVSNNPICVLSDKLVLKDINPAFEQAFLIGRNQLAAKHFMDVLGDQPNDISEKINHFIENDEELMVTTSSKINGAHNVIIEWYMTHNDNHSEIFCFGTNITQHTEEKMQLESSERRFRRFFENAIGLMSMHDMEGNILEVNKKGRETLHYSEEEVEGLNLKDLVPEKNHKGLQEYLQYINQNKEHLGTMILKTKEGEELIWMYHNRVEYDKEGNPYVLSTALNITERMLLEKDLLYTKKILEQTSAAAQVGGWEVDLKNQTVFWSQTTKEIHKVSPDYQPEFQEAVRFYREEDRAKVEFLFGRTISEGVGYDEEFQLVRQDGVMIWVRVKAIPEFEGDVCVRVFGIIQDIDAFKKLYLELSKKEAMLQSFVAYAPVAVAMFDKNLNYLSASNCWKDEFNMNDLELVGENIFAVSPNVSDEIQSIYRNAISGKAYKNDDFILKVSHKEEEQHYDLEVRPWYLSDGVIGGVIVSVQNITNKVKTNNELKEAKKMADIASKAKSEFLANMSHEIRTPLNGVIGFSDLLLKTPLNETQKQYLNYINESGENLLTIINDILDFSKIESGKMELVIEKCNVYDLVNQVINVILYQSQKKNIELLLNIEPGLPKTLWIDESRLKQILINLLGNAVKFTEQGEIELKVEKLHIHEEKIKLRFAVRDTGVGIAEEKQQYIFNAFTQENSSISKRYGGTGLGLTISNNILGYMGTHLQLNSAPNKGSVFYFDIEVPFEFSEINGDEDLKIKRALVVDDNEANRIILQHMLAYKNIDSKLAANGMEALQILLSGERFDIILMDYHMPVISGLETIEKIKALFSKQNETSPLVVLHTSSEEHDVINSFRQEENSYFLLKPIKSEELYRTLRKAVDNNEKELPGLTPQNTEEQVLAIPELQVLLVDDNPVNMILNHKMMTSLVPDAKLTEAVNGLEALEQCKSGNFSIILMDVQMPVMDGMEATKRIRQLPGYEEVPIIGVTAGTIAGEKEKCLASGMDDFLPKPLRQADLLEMLQKYLTKENAEAENSVNTEGIIDMNLLHEQTGDDEDFKQMFLQLVMSEISQAESSIQTAVAEKNAGELGRILHKLRGTAGTAGLVKLAKTALHWEEKKDQEIDFLSLQKEIIGEITVGLNMIKSLIK; the protein is encoded by the coding sequence ATGAATATTTATCCGATTCCAGATAATGAAAAAGAGAGAATCAAAAGGCTCGAGCTCCTAGATTTATTAAACCTCTCTAAAGATCCTCAGTTGGATATCTTTACCGAAACGGCACGTCTGATTTCCGGGTGTCAGATTTCTTTTATCGCCATTATGGGAAGTGAGACCCATACGGTCAAGAGCTGTATCGGAGCCTCTATCGATGTTCTTGAAAGAAAAGATGCAATCTGTCATTATCCTGTAGCTACCGGACAGATGGTAATTATCGAAGATACCTTGCTTGATGAACGGTCCTCCGGAAATTCGGTGGTTCTCGAAGCAGGAATCCGTTTTTACGCAGGCGTTCCGCTTGTTGATGACGAAGGATTTGCCCTTGGTACTCTATGTGTTCTTAACAATGAACCGAAAATTTTATCGGAAGAGCAAATTTCTACGCTCAAAAAATTAGGAGAAGCGGTTACCAAATTGCTTATTGCCAAGAGAAAAAATATTCAGGCCGAATACTTTCAGCAAATCTTCGATGTTTCAAACAACCCGATTTGTGTCCTGAGCGATAAGCTGGTGCTGAAAGATATTAATCCCGCTTTCGAACAGGCCTTTCTAATAGGCCGGAATCAGCTTGCTGCAAAGCATTTTATGGATGTCTTGGGAGATCAGCCTAACGATATTAGCGAAAAAATCAACCATTTTATTGAAAATGATGAAGAACTGATGGTGACCACTTCTTCCAAAATAAATGGTGCCCATAATGTGATCATCGAATGGTATATGACGCATAATGATAATCATTCTGAAATCTTTTGCTTCGGAACCAATATTACCCAGCATACTGAAGAGAAAATGCAGCTGGAAAGCTCCGAACGCCGTTTCAGACGCTTTTTTGAAAATGCAATCGGTTTGATGAGTATGCATGATATGGAGGGCAATATTCTCGAAGTAAACAAAAAAGGAAGGGAAACCCTGCATTATTCGGAAGAAGAGGTTGAAGGGCTCAATTTAAAAGACTTGGTTCCTGAAAAAAATCACAAAGGGCTTCAGGAGTATTTGCAGTATATCAACCAAAATAAGGAGCATCTGGGAACGATGATCCTGAAAACAAAGGAAGGTGAAGAACTGATCTGGATGTACCACAACCGTGTTGAGTATGATAAAGAGGGAAATCCTTATGTTCTGAGTACAGCCCTGAATATAACAGAAAGGATGCTGCTGGAAAAAGATCTTCTGTATACAAAGAAAATCCTGGAACAGACCAGTGCCGCAGCCCAGGTTGGAGGATGGGAAGTAGATCTTAAGAACCAAACCGTATTCTGGTCGCAGACCACTAAGGAAATCCACAAAGTATCCCCGGATTATCAGCCTGAGTTCCAGGAGGCGGTGCGTTTTTACCGCGAAGAAGACCGGGCAAAAGTAGAGTTTTTATTCGGCAGGACGATATCTGAAGGAGTAGGGTACGATGAAGAATTCCAGCTGGTACGGCAGGACGGCGTTATGATCTGGGTGAGGGTAAAAGCAATCCCTGAGTTTGAGGGTGACGTCTGTGTCAGGGTTTTTGGAATTATTCAGGATATCGATGCATTTAAAAAGCTTTACCTTGAACTGTCGAAAAAAGAAGCGATGCTGCAGTCTTTTGTAGCGTATGCTCCGGTTGCCGTAGCGATGTTCGACAAAAACCTGAATTACCTGTCGGCCAGTAATTGCTGGAAGGACGAGTTTAATATGAACGACCTGGAACTTGTAGGTGAAAACATCTTTGCCGTTTCACCAAACGTTTCCGACGAAATCCAATCCATTTACCGGAATGCCATAAGCGGTAAAGCTTACAAAAACGATGATTTTATACTTAAAGTCAGCCATAAAGAGGAGGAGCAACATTATGACCTTGAAGTAAGGCCGTGGTATTTGTCGGATGGTGTAATCGGCGGTGTTATTGTTTCGGTACAGAACATCACGAATAAGGTAAAAACCAACAACGAACTGAAGGAAGCCAAAAAGATGGCCGATATTGCAAGCAAGGCGAAATCTGAATTCCTGGCGAATATGAGCCATGAAATACGGACGCCGCTGAACGGGGTGATCGGCTTTTCGGATCTTCTGCTCAAAACACCGCTTAATGAAACCCAGAAACAATATCTTAACTACATCAACGAATCAGGAGAAAACTTACTGACCATCATCAACGATATCCTCGATTTTTCTAAAATCGAATCCGGTAAAATGGAACTTGTTATTGAGAAATGCAATGTGTATGATCTGGTAAACCAGGTGATCAACGTTATTCTTTATCAGTCCCAGAAGAAAAATATTGAACTGTTACTGAATATCGAGCCAGGACTGCCTAAAACATTATGGATCGATGAATCCAGACTGAAACAGATCCTGATCAACCTTTTAGGGAATGCCGTGAAGTTTACGGAACAGGGCGAGATCGAACTTAAAGTAGAGAAACTGCACATACACGAAGAAAAAATAAAACTCCGTTTTGCCGTACGGGATACGGGCGTTGGGATTGCAGAAGAAAAACAGCAGTATATCTTTAATGCTTTTACCCAGGAAAACAGCTCGATCAGTAAGCGTTATGGCGGAACAGGGCTTGGACTCACCATTTCCAACAATATCCTGGGATACATGGGAACCCATCTTCAGCTAAACAGTGCTCCGAACAAAGGTTCCGTGTTTTATTTTGATATTGAAGTGCCTTTTGAATTCTCTGAAATAAACGGTGATGAGGATCTGAAAATAAAAAGAGCACTGGTAGTAGATGATAACGAAGCAAACAGAATTATCCTTCAGCACATGCTCGCCTATAAAAACATTGATTCCAAACTGGCAGCGAACGGAATGGAAGCATTACAGATCTTGCTGTCCGGTGAACGTTTCGATATTATTCTTATGGATTATCATATGCCGGTAATTTCAGGACTGGAAACGATAGAAAAGATCAAGGCTTTGTTCAGTAAGCAGAACGAAACCTCTCCGCTCGTGGTTCTCCATACTTCTTCGGAAGAGCACGATGTCATCAATTCTTTCCGTCAGGAAGAAAACTCTTATTTCCTGCTAAAGCCTATTAAATCGGAAGAATTGTACAGAACCCTCAGAAAAGCGGTGGACAATAATGAAAAAGAACTTCCGGGACTGACTCCTCAAAATACGGAAGAGCAGGTTTTGGCTATTCCTGAACTTCAGGTGCTGTTGGTGGATGATAATCCGGTAAACATGATCCTTAACCATAAAATGATGACCTCGCTGGTGCCTGATGCAAAACTTACAGAAGCCGTAAATGGTCTGGAAGCCTTGGAACAGTGCAAAAGCGGGAATTTTTCTATTATCCTGATGGACGTTCAGATGCCGGTAATGGATGGTATGGAAGCAACAAAGAGAATTCGTCAGCTTCCGGGCTATGAAGAAGTGCCGATTATTGGAGTAACGGCCGGAACGATAGCCGGCGAAAAAGAAAAATGCCTGGCCTCGGGGATGGATGATTTCCTTCCCAAACCATTGCGCCAAGCCGATCTTTTGGAAATGCTGCAAAAATACCTGACTAAGGAAAATGCTGAGGCAGAAAATAGTGTAAATACGGAAGGGATTATTGATATGAATCTCCTTCATGAACAGACCGGAGATGATGAGGATTTTAAACAAATGTTTTTACAGTTGGTAATGAGCGAGATCAGCCAGGCGGAAAGCAGTATCCAAACAGCCGTTGCAGAAAAAAATGCCGGCGAATTGGGAAGAATACTTCATAAACTCAGGGGAACTGCAGGTACGGCCGGATTGGTGAAACTCGCCAAAACAGCCTTGCATTGGGAAGAAAAAAAAGATCAGGAAATCGATTTTCTTTCCCTGCAAAAGGAAATTATCGGCGAAATAACCGTTGGATTAAACATGATTAAATCTTTGATTAAATAA
- a CDS encoding sulfatase-like hydrolase/transferase, whose product MTEFSHIIYEIVIWLFLLYGAAVALIYGWIGIYALGAVIRYKKVNTFTDYSIIAANPNAPVFSIIAPAYNEGMTIVENVRSLLSLYYHNLEIIIVNDGSKDDSLQKLIEAYELEWVSFFVQGTIETNKVRGIYKSKNPAFKKLIIVDKENGGKADALNVGINVSSGEYLVCIDVDCILEQDAILKLAKPFLEQTDKKIIACGGIIRLANNCVIEDGKVVSVNMPRTLLGRTQALEYIRAFVLGRMAWSRASGLILISGAFGVFDRKIVLECGGYDRNTVGEDMELVVRMRKYMEEQKEPYQVATIPDPLCWTEVPESKDILRKQRNRWMRGTMETLWKHRKLMFNPKYGKLGMVSLPYWFFFEFLGPLVEFLGYIIFIVFLFLGIINWPFFMILAALVISLGFLYSIYGILVDLVSYKVYTKKKDFLSLIGTAFSEPFYFHPIVVKAGVNGFIDYFKKSHGWGEMKRQGFSQTVENLPFKARISAILQNGLKKWGVISSVFLLLFMVGVTAEWLWYRYYLPGLDTSRIASGLFLGNILFAFRMIFGIGIIYLIINCIKESWARFIALVAFALVAIMQYILFLYFSETQNMLGADVLYYSKEEIKETLQASGMLSIKNLALLIILAGATVVPLWMAGKSTFKSMYVGIGFLGIGLLSFFIPDGILSGGSDDTNLFSRTAAKSKWAYFFKSNEDNFLNDHPEIRDLFEDRESFAASAETLDKAFPFWRKENTPDFLGAYFNRSAETPNLVFVVLEGFGHAYTSPKGYIGNFTPFLDSLSRQSLYWENGLSSAGRTFGALPSLTGSLPFGRNGFLEIGQTPENFNLFNILKHNGFETGFYYGGDVSFDRYREFLEYSRVDHIVDESSFGSPYQKLPAHNGSSWGYEDQAVFSKMLDIQKPQQQPYFNMVLTLSTHNPFLINKSSYYESLYNKRLQSNILSPEQKKMAGAFKNQLISVINADDALRQFFENYRKRPDFANTIFMITGDHSMPEITLESHIDRFHVPLMIYSPLLKEPKRFQKTASHFDVAPSLLAYYRNNYQLKTPATVAWVGRGFSPDSDRNKVDVPIMQSKDMMIDFVSGKHYIHDSELLIINEYGSDPYQNESTLKEVSQRFNRFKNMNASFYASGKLMPDAVIANFFKDKK is encoded by the coding sequence ATGACAGAATTTTCGCACATCATCTACGAAATTGTGATATGGTTGTTCCTGTTGTATGGTGCAGCCGTAGCTCTTATTTACGGCTGGATCGGAATCTATGCGCTGGGAGCGGTAATCCGCTATAAAAAAGTAAATACATTTACCGACTACAGCATCATCGCTGCCAATCCGAATGCTCCGGTTTTCAGTATTATTGCACCGGCTTATAATGAAGGAATGACGATTGTGGAAAATGTGAGGTCCCTGCTATCTCTTTATTACCATAATCTGGAAATTATAATCGTGAATGATGGGAGTAAAGACGATTCTTTACAGAAATTAATAGAAGCCTACGAGCTGGAATGGGTGTCTTTTTTTGTTCAGGGTACCATTGAAACCAATAAGGTAAGGGGAATTTATAAAAGTAAAAATCCGGCTTTTAAAAAGCTCATCATCGTTGATAAGGAAAACGGAGGAAAAGCTGATGCCTTAAATGTAGGGATCAATGTATCGTCGGGAGAATATCTGGTTTGCATCGATGTCGACTGTATCCTGGAGCAGGATGCCATCTTAAAGCTGGCAAAACCTTTTCTGGAACAGACTGATAAAAAAATAATTGCCTGTGGCGGGATTATCCGCCTTGCCAATAATTGTGTGATCGAAGACGGGAAAGTGGTCAGTGTAAATATGCCCCGGACGCTGTTGGGCAGAACACAGGCTTTGGAATATATCAGGGCTTTCGTACTGGGTCGGATGGCCTGGTCAAGGGCATCCGGACTGATCCTGATTTCCGGTGCTTTCGGTGTCTTTGACCGGAAAATTGTATTGGAGTGTGGCGGTTATGACCGGAATACGGTAGGAGAGGATATGGAGCTGGTAGTGCGGATGAGGAAATATATGGAAGAGCAGAAAGAACCTTATCAGGTCGCTACGATTCCTGATCCTTTATGCTGGACGGAAGTTCCGGAAAGCAAAGACATCCTCAGAAAACAGAGAAACAGATGGATGCGGGGAACTATGGAAACCCTGTGGAAGCACCGCAAGCTGATGTTCAACCCAAAATATGGAAAACTGGGGATGGTAAGTCTTCCGTATTGGTTCTTTTTTGAATTTTTGGGTCCTTTGGTTGAGTTTTTAGGATATATCATTTTTATTGTTTTCCTTTTTCTGGGCATCATCAACTGGCCTTTTTTCATGATTCTTGCTGCGTTGGTAATTTCATTGGGCTTCCTGTATTCAATTTACGGGATCCTGGTGGATCTTGTAAGCTACAAAGTATATACAAAGAAAAAAGACTTCCTAAGTTTGATTGGAACGGCATTTTCAGAACCCTTCTATTTTCATCCGATCGTGGTGAAGGCGGGAGTCAACGGGTTTATCGATTACTTTAAAAAATCTCATGGCTGGGGAGAAATGAAAAGGCAGGGCTTCAGCCAGACCGTTGAGAACTTGCCTTTTAAAGCCAGGATTTCAGCAATTCTTCAGAATGGTCTCAAAAAATGGGGAGTCATTTCTTCGGTTTTTCTGCTCCTGTTTATGGTAGGGGTAACCGCTGAATGGCTTTGGTACAGGTATTATCTTCCCGGATTGGATACAAGCCGTATCGCGAGCGGATTGTTTCTTGGAAATATCTTATTTGCCTTTAGAATGATATTCGGAATAGGAATCATTTATCTGATCATCAACTGTATAAAGGAGAGCTGGGCAAGATTTATAGCCTTGGTCGCATTTGCACTGGTGGCCATCATGCAGTATATTCTGTTTTTGTATTTCTCGGAAACCCAGAATATGCTCGGAGCAGATGTCCTGTATTACAGCAAAGAAGAAATTAAAGAAACATTACAGGCCAGCGGAATGCTGAGCATTAAAAACTTAGCATTACTGATAATTCTGGCCGGCGCGACAGTGGTGCCTTTATGGATGGCGGGGAAATCGACCTTTAAATCCATGTATGTCGGAATAGGATTCTTAGGTATCGGTCTGCTTTCATTTTTTATTCCGGATGGTATCTTGTCCGGAGGATCAGATGATACCAATCTCTTCAGCCGGACCGCTGCCAAAAGCAAGTGGGCCTATTTCTTTAAATCCAATGAAGATAACTTTTTAAATGACCATCCGGAAATCAGGGATCTGTTTGAGGATCGGGAAAGCTTTGCTGCAAGTGCGGAAACCCTGGATAAAGCATTCCCGTTCTGGCGTAAAGAAAATACACCGGACTTTTTAGGTGCTTACTTCAACCGTTCCGCTGAAACGCCTAATCTTGTTTTTGTCGTTTTGGAGGGGTTCGGCCATGCTTATACTTCTCCTAAGGGTTACATCGGGAATTTTACCCCTTTCCTGGATTCTTTGTCCCGGCAAAGTCTGTACTGGGAAAATGGCCTGAGTTCGGCGGGACGAACCTTCGGTGCGCTCCCTTCGCTTACCGGGTCACTTCCTTTCGGCAGGAACGGCTTCCTGGAAATAGGCCAGACGCCGGAGAACTTTAATCTTTTCAATATCCTGAAACATAACGGTTTTGAAACCGGATTTTATTACGGGGGCGATGTCTCATTCGACCGTTACCGGGAGTTCCTGGAATACAGCCGGGTTGATCATATTGTAGATGAATCTTCATTCGGCAGTCCTTACCAAAAGCTTCCGGCCCATAACGGATCGAGCTGGGGATATGAAGACCAGGCCGTTTTCAGTAAAATGCTTGATATCCAGAAGCCTCAGCAACAACCCTATTTCAATATGGTTCTTACGCTTTCCACGCACAATCCGTTTTTAATTAATAAAAGCAGTTATTACGAAAGCCTTTACAATAAAAGGCTGCAATCCAATATCTTGTCTCCGGAACAGAAAAAGATGGCGGGAGCGTTTAAAAATCAACTGATCTCAGTAATCAACGCTGATGACGCCTTGAGACAGTTTTTTGAAAACTACCGCAAACGTCCGGATTTTGCAAATACCATTTTTATGATTACGGGAGACCACAGTATGCCGGAAATTACCCTGGAATCTCATATCGACCGTTTCCATGTGCCCCTGATGATTTATTCTCCTTTGCTAAAAGAACCGAAGCGCTTTCAGAAAACCGCGAGTCACTTTGATGTGGCTCCTTCTCTCTTAGCTTATTACAGGAATAATTATCAGTTGAAGACTCCTGCGACGGTTGCCTGGGTAGGAAGAGGATTTTCACCGGATTCGGACAGGAATAAAGTTGATGTTCCGATCATGCAGAGCAAAGACATGATGATCGATTTCGTTTCAGGAAAGCATTATATTCATGATTCTGAACTGCTGATCATTAATGAATATGGTTCGGATCCTTATCAGAATGAATCAACGTTAAAAGAAGTCAGTCAAAGATTTAACCGGTTTAAAAATATGAATGCAAGCTTTTATGCTTCCGGAAAACTCATGCCGGATGCTGTCATCGCTAATTTTTTTAAAGATAAAAAATAA
- a CDS encoding response regulator transcription factor — MLILIAEDDELILKTIEHKLLKEGHEVILTRNGKEAIEKLREEEVDLAITDIMMPFASGIEILSAIQSMGKQIPVIMLSSMGQEEVVLNAFDLGASDFIVKPFSPNELILRIKRFMKN; from the coding sequence ATGCTGATTCTGATTGCAGAAGATGATGAACTGATTTTAAAAACGATAGAGCATAAATTGCTGAAAGAAGGGCATGAAGTTATTTTAACCCGAAATGGCAAAGAAGCCATCGAAAAATTAAGAGAAGAAGAGGTAGATCTGGCCATTACCGATATTATGATGCCTTTTGCTTCAGGAATTGAAATCCTCTCTGCCATACAGTCTATGGGAAAACAGATCCCTGTAATTATGCTGTCGAGCATGGGGCAGGAAGAAGTGGTGCTGAATGCTTTCGATTTGGGTGCTTCGGATTTTATTGTAAAACCTTTTAGTCCTAATGAGCTGATACTGAGAATTAAAAGGTTTATGAAAAACTGA